One window from the genome of Pseudonocardia hierapolitana encodes:
- a CDS encoding helix-turn-helix domain-containing protein, with product MTDAERACDEDWNSVAEAIRNRMAETRMTQMDVASRARLSLTTIRELQHNLSPRRRRPQTLAAVSEALGWPAGYLDQVLRGDRPEPHDDEVRDPVLQALDGLSREIRELRDRVEQIERQLTAEDAKP from the coding sequence GTGACCGACGCGGAACGTGCGTGCGACGAGGACTGGAACTCGGTCGCAGAGGCGATCCGTAACCGCATGGCCGAGACCCGCATGACGCAGATGGACGTCGCGTCCCGCGCGCGGTTGTCGCTGACGACGATCCGGGAGCTGCAGCACAACCTCAGCCCGCGCCGCCGCCGACCCCAGACGCTCGCCGCGGTGTCGGAGGCGCTGGGGTGGCCCGCCGGCTACCTCGACCAGGTGCTGCGCGGTGACCGGCCGGAACCGCACGACGACGAGGTCAGGGATCCGGTCTTGCAGGCCCTGGACGGGCTGAGCCGGGAGATTCGGGAGCTGCGGGACCGCGTCGAGCAGATCGAGCGTCAGCTAACTGCCGAAGACGCGAAGCCCTGA
- a CDS encoding DUF397 domain-containing protein, producing MTSRVPEDVVWMRSSTSAGDDAVEIARLPDGGAALRRANDPDCEPHVYTAAEWDAFVKGVDAGEFDLPE from the coding sequence ATGACTTCGCGCGTGCCCGAGGACGTCGTCTGGATGCGCAGCAGCACCAGCGCCGGTGACGACGCCGTCGAGATCGCCCGGCTGCCCGACGGCGGGGCGGCGCTGCGCCGCGCCAACGACCCGGACTGCGAGCCGCACGTGTACACGGCCGCCGAGTGGGACGCGTTCGTGAAGGGCGTGGACGCGGGCGAGTTCGACCTCCCCGAATAG
- a CDS encoding SulP family inorganic anion transporter, with protein sequence MRASLVPGVALLGSYPAKSLPRDLVAGLVLTALLVPQGMAYAELAGLPAITGLYTSILCLLGYAFFGPSRILVLGPDSSLGPMIAATVLPLVAADGDPRRAVALGSALALMTGAMALLAGIGKLGFIADLISKPTMIGYMNGLALTILVGQLPKLFGFSVDASGLFAELIGFAAEVAGGATVPAALAIGLGGLVVILALQRVLPKIPAVLVVVVLSIGAAAVLGLGDRGVDLVGPLPQGFPPLTIPYITLSDVPLLLAGALGITVVSLADTISTATAFAARTGQRVDGNKEMIGIGAANVAAGLFQGFPVSTSGSRTAVAEQAGARTQVTGLVGAGAISLILLLAPGLLRNLPQPTLAAVVIAASLSLADIPGTVRLYRLRRTEFSLSIAAFVGVVWLGVLPGIAVAVALSIGNVFRRAWWPYQTVLGRVPGIPGYHDVRSYPHAERLPGCPIYRFDAPVFFANARTFREQILALAESQPRPAWIIVAAEPITDVDTTAADMLRDLDLDLELNKKGVDIVFAEMKDPVRRKIDQYELTATIDPAHFYPTLDAAITAFRTTAGAEWGPAPAEEAS encoded by the coding sequence ATGAGGGCCTCGCTCGTCCCCGGTGTGGCTCTGCTGGGCTCCTACCCGGCGAAGTCGCTGCCCCGCGACCTCGTCGCCGGCCTCGTCCTGACCGCGCTGCTGGTGCCGCAGGGCATGGCCTACGCCGAGCTCGCCGGGCTGCCCGCGATCACCGGCCTGTACACCTCGATCCTCTGCCTGCTGGGGTACGCGTTCTTCGGCCCGTCGCGGATCCTCGTGCTCGGCCCGGACTCCTCGCTCGGACCGATGATCGCCGCCACGGTCCTCCCGCTGGTCGCGGCGGACGGGGACCCTCGGCGCGCCGTCGCGCTCGGGTCGGCGCTCGCACTCATGACCGGGGCGATGGCCCTGCTCGCGGGGATCGGCAAGCTGGGCTTCATCGCCGACCTGATCTCGAAGCCGACGATGATCGGCTACATGAACGGGCTGGCGCTGACGATCCTGGTCGGCCAGCTCCCGAAGCTCTTCGGCTTCTCGGTGGACGCGAGCGGGTTGTTCGCCGAGCTCATCGGATTCGCGGCGGAGGTGGCGGGCGGCGCGACGGTGCCCGCGGCCCTGGCCATCGGCCTGGGCGGCCTGGTCGTGATCCTGGCGCTGCAGCGGGTGCTGCCGAAGATCCCGGCCGTCCTCGTCGTCGTCGTGCTGTCGATCGGCGCGGCCGCCGTCCTCGGGCTGGGCGACCGCGGCGTCGACCTCGTCGGCCCCCTACCCCAGGGCTTCCCCCCGCTCACGATCCCCTACATCACCCTGTCCGACGTTCCACTCCTGCTGGCCGGCGCGTTGGGCATCACCGTCGTCTCGCTCGCCGACACCATCTCCACGGCCACGGCGTTCGCCGCCCGCACCGGCCAGCGCGTCGACGGCAACAAGGAGATGATCGGCATCGGCGCGGCCAACGTCGCAGCGGGGCTGTTCCAGGGATTTCCGGTGAGCACAAGTGGCTCCCGCACCGCCGTTGCCGAACAGGCCGGAGCGAGGACGCAGGTCACCGGCCTCGTGGGCGCAGGCGCGATCTCGTTGATCCTGCTGCTGGCCCCCGGTCTGCTCCGCAACCTCCCGCAGCCGACCCTGGCCGCGGTGGTGATCGCCGCATCGCTCTCGCTCGCCGACATCCCTGGCACGGTGCGGCTCTACCGACTGCGCCGGACCGAGTTCTCGCTGTCGATCGCCGCCTTCGTCGGCGTCGTGTGGCTCGGCGTGCTCCCCGGCATCGCGGTGGCGGTCGCGCTGTCAATCGGCAACGTATTCCGCAGAGCATGGTGGCCGTACCAGACCGTCCTCGGCCGGGTGCCGGGGATCCCGGGGTACCACGACGTGCGGAGCTACCCGCACGCCGAGCGTCTTCCCGGGTGTCCGATATACCGGTTCGACGCTCCGGTCTTCTTCGCGAACGCGCGGACGTTCCGGGAACAGATCCTCGCGCTCGCGGAGTCGCAGCCGCGACCCGCATGGATCATCGTCGCCGCCGAGCCGATCACCGACGTGGACACGACCGCGGCGGACATGCTCCGCGACCTCGACCTCGACCTCGAGCTCAACAAGAAGGGCGTCGACATCGTCTTCGCCGAGATGAAGGACCCGGTGCGGCGCAAGATCGACCAGTACGAGCTGACCGCGACGATCGACCCGGCGCACTTCTACCCCACGCTCGACGCCGCGATCACCGCGTTCCGGACGACGGCAGGCGCCGAGTGGGGCCCGGCTCCTGCCGAGGAGGCCTCGTGA
- a CDS encoding aminotransferase class III-fold pyridoxal phosphate-dependent enzyme codes for MVEPVDLPALPRVTGPLPGPHSAELLIRQDRREPNARVYPRHIPIVIDEAWGSFVRDLEGNVFIDFLTGAGVLSLGHNHPESVRVVTEQLGRFAHGLDLPTPAKDAFTEAQLSMLPPTMRGRTRVHFCGPTGVNAVDAAIRLCKTATGRSDVVSFQGGFRGTTHLGMAVTGLVASKRPIGNGVPGVDLMKDGRRGPVAQEPATQICGPETSIDSAAGGSIPSPTRDAAPDPGSTVGGCARPPAADRAGSRIAGFLAQLP; via the coding sequence ATGGTGGAACCCGTCGATCTACCCGCGCTCCCGCGCGTCACCGGCCCGCTTCCCGGGCCGCACTCGGCGGAGCTGCTGATCAGGCAGGATCGGCGCGAGCCCAACGCGCGCGTCTACCCACGACACATCCCGATCGTGATCGACGAGGCATGGGGCAGCTTCGTCCGCGATCTCGAAGGGAACGTCTTCATCGACTTCCTGACCGGAGCGGGCGTGCTCTCGCTCGGTCACAACCATCCGGAGTCCGTGCGCGTCGTGACCGAGCAGCTCGGCCGGTTCGCGCACGGGCTCGACCTGCCGACGCCGGCGAAGGACGCGTTCACCGAGGCGCAGCTGTCGATGCTGCCGCCGACGATGCGCGGTCGCACCCGGGTGCACTTCTGCGGGCCGACCGGCGTCAACGCCGTCGACGCGGCGATCAGGCTGTGCAAGACCGCGACCGGACGGTCCGATGTCGTGTCCTTCCAGGGTGGGTTCCGCGGCACCACCCACCTCGGGATGGCGGTCACCGGCCTCGTCGCGAGCAAGCGGCCGATCGGCAACGGGGTTCCGGGTGTGGATTTGATGAAGGACGGTCGCCGGGGTCCCGTGGCGCAGGAACCCGCAACTCAGATATGCGGGCCCGAGACCAGCATCGACTCGGCGGCGGGCGGAAGCATTCCATCACCCACCCGTGACGCTGCTCCTGACCCGGGGTCCACGGTAGGAGGCTGCGCCCGTCCTCCCGCTGCGGACCGCGCCGGTTCACGGATAGCTGGGTTTCTGGCACAGCTCCCGTAA
- a CDS encoding Pls/PosA family non-ribosomal peptide synthetase: MGSSRDVLTADPADNLTTVTECEQLFAEVLTDVVGTEHVSVDSHFFDDLGADSMLMARFCARVRKRADLPSVSMQDVYQHPTIRSLAAALANDVLTADPADNLTTVTKCEQLFAEVLTDVVGTEHVSVDSHFFDDLGADSMLMARFCARVRKRADLPSVSMQDVYQHPTIRSLAAALANDVLTADPADNLTTVTKCEQLFAEVLTDVVGTEHVSVDSHFFDDLGADSMLMARFCARVRKRADLPSVSMQDVYQHPTIRSLASALVNTKTDTKPTPASQPATPAAPTPLPRRARNGEYVLCGALQLLFMLGYPSLTAVVGVKGVEWVRAGGSDLIDIYLRSVAFGSAMLVGLSALPILLKWVLVGRWKPQEIRVWSMPYFRFWVVRTLIQRNPMALFVGSPLYALYLRALGAKIGRGAAIFTRNVPVCTDLLSIGDGAVIRKDSFFTGYRAHDGIIQTGAVSIGKDALVGEVTVLDIWTSLGDGAQLGHSSALHAGQVVPAGERWHGSPAQRTDVDYQRISTAHVSSLRRVVFATVQLVNLLLLGSPLVFSVVVLALTEVPQLATLLDSGPVQFTSWTFYRDALVMSGVLFFGAILVGLVSVATIPRLLNLAITPDKVYPLYGFHYWVQRAIARTSNSKFFTRLFGGSSYIVHYLRWIGYDLRNVEQTGSNFGELVKHDTPFLTSVGSGTMVADGLSIINADFSSTSFRLSRVSIGAHNFLGNRIPYPAQGKTGDNCLLATKLMVPLDGQVREGVGLLGSPSFEIPRLVQRDKQLAVVSKDELRRRLRAKNVYNIISMALFLLSRWIFLFAVTVLYLGAVDAWASLGALAVVLAIVGVFFFSFAYSILVERTVRPLMALRPEGCSIYDRAFWRHERFWKMNADAVYLNTFNGTPLKNVIWRLLGVRIGRRVFDDGWWPTERTFTTIGDDCTLNAGSTVQCHSQEDGGFKSDRTAIGAGCTLDVGAYVHYGVTVGDGAMLAADSFLMKGEEMPPSALWGGNPARKMREHSGDLQVRKISIDDNGAAVLVRV, translated from the coding sequence ATGGGAAGCTCCCGCGACGTCCTGACCGCTGATCCGGCTGACAACCTGACCACTGTCACCGAATGCGAACAACTCTTCGCCGAGGTGCTGACCGATGTCGTGGGCACCGAGCACGTGTCGGTTGACAGCCACTTCTTCGACGACCTCGGTGCCGACTCGATGCTGATGGCCCGCTTCTGCGCACGGGTGCGCAAGCGGGCCGACCTGCCGTCGGTGTCGATGCAGGACGTCTACCAGCACCCGACCATTCGGAGTCTTGCGGCGGCCCTCGCCAACGACGTCCTTACCGCTGATCCCGCTGACAACCTGACCACTGTCACCAAATGCGAACAACTCTTCGCCGAGGTGCTGACCGATGTCGTGGGCACCGAGCACGTGTCGGTTGACAGCCACTTCTTCGACGACCTCGGTGCCGACTCGATGCTGATGGCCCGCTTCTGCGCACGGGTGCGCAAGCGGGCCGACCTGCCGTCGGTGTCGATGCAGGACGTCTACCAGCACCCGACCATTCGGAGTCTTGCGGCGGCCCTCGCCAACGACGTCCTTACCGCTGATCCCGCTGACAACCTGACCACTGTCACCAAATGCGAACAACTCTTCGCCGAGGTGCTGACCGATGTCGTGGGCACCGAGCACGTGTCGGTTGACAGCCACTTCTTCGACGACCTCGGTGCCGACTCGATGCTGATGGCCCGTTTCTGCGCACGGGTGCGCAAGCGGGCCGACCTGCCGTCGGTGTCGATGCAGGACGTCTACCAGCACCCGACCATTCGGAGTCTTGCATCGGCCCTCGTCAACACCAAAACCGACACCAAACCCACGCCTGCCTCGCAGCCGGCAACTCCGGCGGCTCCCACCCCGCTGCCAAGGCGGGCCCGCAATGGTGAGTACGTCCTCTGCGGGGCGCTGCAGCTGCTGTTCATGCTCGGCTACCCGTCCCTCACCGCTGTCGTCGGCGTCAAGGGCGTCGAGTGGGTCCGCGCCGGCGGCTCGGACCTGATCGACATCTACCTGCGGTCGGTCGCGTTCGGAAGCGCGATGCTCGTCGGCCTGAGCGCCCTTCCGATCCTGCTCAAGTGGGTGCTCGTCGGCCGGTGGAAGCCTCAGGAGATCCGCGTCTGGAGCATGCCGTACTTCCGCTTCTGGGTCGTCAGGACGCTGATCCAGCGGAACCCGATGGCGTTGTTCGTCGGCTCGCCGCTCTATGCGCTCTACCTGAGGGCGCTGGGCGCGAAGATCGGCCGCGGGGCCGCAATCTTCACCAGGAACGTGCCCGTGTGCACCGACCTGCTCAGCATCGGCGACGGCGCGGTGATCCGGAAGGACTCGTTCTTCACCGGCTACCGGGCCCACGACGGCATCATCCAGACGGGCGCGGTGAGCATCGGCAAGGACGCGCTGGTCGGCGAGGTCACGGTGCTCGACATCTGGACCTCGCTGGGTGACGGGGCCCAGCTCGGGCACTCGTCCGCTCTGCACGCGGGTCAGGTCGTGCCTGCCGGGGAGCGCTGGCACGGTTCCCCTGCGCAGCGGACCGACGTGGACTACCAGCGGATCTCCACGGCGCACGTCAGCAGCTTGCGACGAGTCGTCTTCGCGACCGTGCAGCTGGTGAACCTGCTCCTGCTGGGTTCGCCGCTGGTATTCAGCGTCGTGGTCCTCGCACTCACCGAGGTCCCGCAGCTCGCGACCCTGCTGGATTCGGGTCCGGTGCAGTTCACCAGCTGGACGTTCTACCGCGACGCGCTGGTGATGTCCGGCGTGCTCTTCTTCGGCGCCATTCTCGTCGGCCTCGTATCCGTGGCCACCATTCCTCGCCTGCTGAACCTGGCCATCACGCCGGACAAGGTCTACCCCTTGTACGGATTCCACTACTGGGTCCAGCGAGCGATCGCCCGCACGAGCAACAGCAAGTTCTTCACCCGCCTCTTCGGCGGCAGCTCCTACATCGTCCACTACCTGCGCTGGATCGGGTACGACCTTCGCAATGTCGAGCAGACGGGGTCGAACTTCGGCGAGCTCGTCAAGCACGACACCCCGTTCCTCACATCGGTGGGCAGCGGAACGATGGTCGCGGACGGGTTGTCCATCATCAATGCGGATTTCTCGAGCACGTCGTTCCGACTGTCCCGCGTGTCGATCGGGGCCCACAACTTCCTCGGTAACAGGATCCCCTACCCGGCGCAGGGGAAGACGGGCGACAACTGCCTGCTTGCGACGAAGCTCATGGTTCCGCTCGACGGACAGGTGCGGGAGGGTGTCGGCCTGCTGGGCTCGCCCAGCTTCGAGATCCCGCGGTTGGTCCAGCGCGACAAGCAGCTCGCCGTGGTGAGCAAGGACGAGCTGCGCCGCCGCCTCCGGGCCAAGAACGTTTACAACATCATCAGCATGGCGCTGTTCCTGCTTTCGCGGTGGATCTTCTTGTTCGCCGTCACCGTGCTCTACCTCGGCGCCGTCGACGCCTGGGCCTCGCTTGGCGCGCTCGCGGTCGTGCTGGCCATCGTCGGAGTGTTCTTCTTCAGCTTCGCGTACTCCATTCTGGTCGAGCGCACGGTCCGGCCGCTCATGGCCTTGCGGCCGGAGGGCTGCTCGATCTACGACCGCGCCTTCTGGCGGCACGAACGCTTCTGGAAAATGAACGCCGACGCCGTCTATCTCAATACCTTCAACGGCACGCCGCTGAAGAACGTGATCTGGCGGCTGCTGGGTGTGCGAATCGGCCGCCGGGTCTTCGACGACGGCTGGTGGCCGACCGAGCGGACGTTCACCACGATCGGGGACGACTGCACGCTCAATGCAGGAAGCACCGTCCAATGCCACTCGCAGGAGGACGGCGGATTCAAGTCGGACCGCACTGCGATCGGTGCCGGCTGCACGCTCGACGTCGGCGCATACGTCCACTACGGCGTGACGGTGGGCGACGGTGCGATGCTCGCCGCCGACTCCTTCCTCATGAAGGGCGAGGAAATGCCACCGAGTGCTCTGTGGGGCGGAAACCCCGCCAGGAAGATGCGCGAGCACTCGGGCGATCTGCAGGTCCGAAAGATCAGCATCGACGACAACGGCGCCGCCGTGCTCGTCCGCGTCTGA
- a CDS encoding glycosyltransferase 87 family protein → MRLLSGAAALVLAAQALVFALWPDAHALLIDLQVYRAGGEHVLAGGPLYAGGVLLDLPFVYPPFAAVLFAPLALLPLDLLKAVWTGAGIALLAFVVHRCAPRAGWPVVVLVAVVATALDPVRTTLYLGQINIVLLALVVGDLLGRPGSRLRGVGVGLAAAVKLTPLLFVVYLAATRRWRAAATALATFAAAAGLGFLLAPADSVTFWLDGTFLAADRISDVAGPSNHSLNGLLARLGAEGLPWLAAAAVLGAGTIALAVRAHRSGEELLAVTLCGLASAALAPFAWSHHYVWAIPLAVLLGTRVLVGDRLAAAGLAGVLATTVAVVTALPGPQVGPIPATGLISFWPDAYLLLFLAALAVAARSHTDRGAGTPTAAGVTFATRQCSCATRANAPVRSASAGGPSVEPPTLDTSRAWWVSRSVPTAM, encoded by the coding sequence GTGCGCCTCCTCTCCGGGGCCGCCGCGCTGGTGCTCGCCGCGCAGGCCCTGGTGTTCGCGCTGTGGCCCGACGCGCACGCGCTGCTGATCGACCTGCAGGTCTACCGGGCGGGCGGGGAGCACGTGCTCGCCGGTGGCCCGCTGTACGCGGGCGGGGTGCTGCTGGACCTGCCGTTCGTCTACCCGCCGTTCGCCGCTGTGCTGTTCGCGCCGCTCGCGCTGCTGCCGCTCGACCTGCTCAAGGCGGTGTGGACGGGCGCGGGGATCGCGCTGCTCGCCTTCGTCGTGCACCGGTGTGCGCCCCGCGCGGGGTGGCCGGTGGTCGTGCTGGTCGCGGTGGTCGCGACGGCGCTCGACCCGGTGCGCACCACCCTGTACCTCGGGCAGATCAACATCGTGCTGCTCGCCCTCGTGGTCGGTGACCTGCTCGGGAGGCCGGGGAGCCGGCTGCGCGGGGTGGGGGTCGGCCTCGCCGCGGCCGTGAAGCTGACGCCGCTGCTGTTCGTCGTGTACCTGGCGGCCACCCGGCGGTGGCGGGCGGCGGCCACGGCGCTCGCCACGTTCGCGGCGGCGGCCGGCCTCGGCTTCCTGCTCGCGCCCGCCGACTCGGTGACGTTCTGGCTCGACGGCACGTTCCTCGCGGCCGACCGGATCTCCGACGTCGCAGGCCCCAGCAACCACTCCCTGAACGGCCTGCTCGCCCGCCTCGGCGCCGAGGGACTGCCCTGGCTCGCTGCTGCCGCCGTGCTCGGGGCGGGCACGATCGCGCTGGCCGTGCGGGCGCACCGCTCGGGGGAGGAGCTGCTCGCGGTGACGCTGTGCGGGCTCGCCTCGGCGGCGCTGGCCCCGTTCGCGTGGTCGCACCACTACGTGTGGGCCATCCCCCTCGCTGTGCTGCTCGGCACCCGCGTCCTGGTGGGCGACCGCTTGGCCGCGGCAGGCCTCGCCGGTGTACTCGCGACGACCGTCGCGGTGGTGACGGCGCTGCCCGGCCCGCAGGTCGGCCCGATCCCGGCCACCGGTCTGATCTCGTTCTGGCCGGACGCCTACCTGCTGCTCTTCCTGGCGGCGCTGGCCGTCGCGGCCCGCTCCCACACCGATCGCGGAGCCGGCACACCAACTGCAGCGGGTGTCACCTTCGCAACAAGGCAGTGCAGCTGCGCTACCCGCGCAAACGCCCCGGTTCGCTCGGCGAGCGCGGGAGGGCCGTCGGTCGAACCGCCCACCCTCGATACGTCCAGGGCGTGGTGGGTGTCACGCTCTGTGCCGACCGCGATGTAG
- a CDS encoding carboxymuconolactone decarboxylase family protein, which yields MTAAETPVLDTLVDLTTISVQRCALPPRELMLARIATLIAVDAPPASYVANAGAAADSGVTADDIQAVMIGIAPVVGTPRIVAAAGNILRALGFAIMVVEAEMAEEADAGQ from the coding sequence GTGACCGCCGCCGAGACACCCGTCCTCGACACACTCGTCGACCTCACCACCATCTCAGTTCAGCGCTGCGCTCTCCCACCGCGTGAGCTGATGCTCGCCAGGATCGCCACCCTGATCGCGGTGGACGCACCGCCCGCCTCCTATGTGGCCAACGCCGGTGCCGCCGCCGACAGCGGCGTCACCGCTGATGACATTCAGGCAGTGATGATTGGGATTGCCCCGGTTGTCGGCACGCCCAGGATCGTGGCGGCGGCCGGCAACATCCTCCGGGCCCTCGGCTTCGCGATCATGGTCGTCGAGGCCGAAATGGCTGAGGAAGCGGACGCCGGGCAGTAG
- a CDS encoding DUF397 domain-containing protein has product MNLDHLDWHTSTFSGENGASCVEVAPTPAGVAVRDTKDRTRAPHLHSATAWRDFLTALRKGEFDHS; this is encoded by the coding sequence GTGAACCTGGATCACCTCGACTGGCACACGAGTACCTTCAGCGGTGAGAACGGTGCCAGCTGCGTCGAAGTTGCGCCGACGCCCGCCGGCGTCGCCGTCCGCGACACCAAGGACCGCACCCGCGCCCCCCACCTGCACTCCGCCACCGCTTGGCGGGACTTCCTCACCGCCCTCCGAAAAGGGGAGTTCGACCACTCATGA
- a CDS encoding LLM class F420-dependent oxidoreductase: MKVDAMLRGTGLADLAAEAREREAAGIDGLWSYEGPHDPFLPLMPVAEHTSRVAVGTAIAVAFARNPMSMAYVANDLQVHSEGRFLLGLGSQVKPHIERRFAMPWSHPARRMREYVQALRTIWSAWDTGERLAFRGEFYSHTLMTPFFSPAPNPYGPPAVYLAAVGDQMTRVAGEVCDGLLPHAFTTERYLREHTLPVLEEGLAASGRTRAGFAIAFSGFVVSGSTEEEMAMAARGVREQIAFYGSTPAYRPVLDLHGWGELGVELNRLSRGTDADRWQRMGELIDDEVLGTFAVVAEPDRLGPALLARFGGLVDRFTFYAPYEHDDAIFAPATEELQRA; the protein is encoded by the coding sequence ATGAAGGTCGACGCGATGCTGCGGGGCACGGGGCTGGCCGACCTGGCGGCCGAGGCGCGGGAGCGGGAGGCCGCCGGGATCGACGGGCTGTGGAGCTACGAGGGCCCGCACGACCCGTTCCTGCCGCTGATGCCGGTGGCCGAGCACACCTCGCGGGTGGCGGTGGGCACCGCCATCGCCGTCGCGTTCGCGCGCAACCCGATGAGCATGGCCTACGTCGCGAACGACCTGCAGGTCCACTCGGAGGGCCGGTTCCTGCTCGGCCTGGGCAGCCAGGTCAAGCCGCACATCGAGCGCCGGTTCGCGATGCCATGGAGCCACCCCGCGCGCCGCATGCGCGAGTACGTGCAGGCGCTGCGGACGATCTGGTCCGCGTGGGACACCGGTGAGCGGCTGGCGTTCCGGGGCGAGTTCTACTCCCACACGCTCATGACGCCGTTCTTCTCCCCCGCGCCCAACCCCTACGGGCCGCCTGCGGTGTACCTGGCCGCCGTGGGCGACCAGATGACGCGGGTGGCGGGCGAAGTGTGCGACGGCCTGCTCCCCCACGCCTTCACCACCGAGCGCTACCTGCGCGAACACACGCTCCCGGTGCTGGAGGAGGGGCTCGCGGCGAGCGGGCGCACCCGGGCCGGCTTCGCGATCGCGTTCTCCGGTTTCGTCGTCTCCGGATCCACCGAGGAGGAGATGGCGATGGCCGCGCGCGGCGTGCGCGAGCAGATCGCCTTCTACGGCAGCACGCCCGCCTACCGCCCGGTTCTCGACCTGCACGGGTGGGGCGAGCTGGGAGTCGAGCTCAACCGGCTGTCCCGCGGCACCGACGCCGACCGGTGGCAGCGCATGGGCGAGCTGATCGACGACGAGGTGCTGGGCACGTTCGCCGTGGTCGCGGAGCCGGACCGGCTGGGCCCCGCGCTCCTGGCCCGCTTCGGCGGACTCGTGGACCGCTTCACCTTCTACGCCCCCTACGAGCACGACGACGCCATCTTCGCTCCCGCTACGGAGGAGCTGCAGCGGGCGTGA
- a CDS encoding STAS domain-containing protein, whose amino-acid sequence MAEVNGRPGDGYVAVRVTGDVDTGTRAALTDALERALAVGSPSILVDLTGVRFFAVAGVHCVERAVGALEARGGSAHVVCPQPGAAWRVVSLLGLQQQWLVHHDVDAAVAGCTAGRWPSSAPVRGGDEPAEVAGRHVPVGTAGPGGPVRRRVQG is encoded by the coding sequence GTGGCTGAGGTCAATGGTCGCCCGGGCGACGGGTATGTCGCCGTCCGGGTCACCGGCGACGTCGACACGGGCACTCGGGCCGCTCTCACCGACGCGCTGGAGCGCGCCCTCGCCGTCGGCTCCCCGTCGATCCTCGTCGATCTCACCGGGGTCCGGTTCTTCGCCGTCGCCGGGGTGCACTGCGTCGAGCGCGCGGTGGGTGCGCTCGAAGCGCGAGGTGGCTCGGCGCACGTGGTCTGCCCCCAGCCCGGCGCCGCCTGGCGGGTGGTGTCACTGCTCGGGCTGCAGCAGCAGTGGCTGGTGCACCACGACGTCGACGCTGCGGTCGCGGGCTGCACCGCAGGTCGATGGCCGTCATCGGCCCCGGTCCGCGGTGGCGACGAACCCGCTGAGGTCGCGGGGCGGCACGTGCCCGTCGGCACGGCCGGCCCGGGAGGTCCGGTACGCCGACGCGTTCAGGGTTGA
- a CDS encoding helix-turn-helix domain-containing protein, whose product MGAKRNGASIRRRILARRLRKLREGARLTLDEAAPALDTSASRLSRIENGQQKADVHLVKSMLDLYDAGDVWTEMLELAREAAKPGWYRAYGLGDNSYVGYETEATQVQEYATGFVPGLLQVPDYSRALYEASPLPRPTDERERDIQVRMIRQERLESDDDPLHFVAIIDEAVLRNPVGGRATLRAQLEHLLTASELTTVSLQVLPMGRGAHPSLASGFLILSFGDLGEPDMAYVEHALGATHLEKEPAVTLARLKFERLRTLALAPPESREMIRRIADEL is encoded by the coding sequence ATGGGGGCGAAGCGGAACGGGGCGTCGATCAGGCGGCGCATCCTGGCGCGCAGATTGCGGAAGTTGCGGGAGGGAGCCCGGCTGACGCTGGACGAGGCGGCACCGGCGCTGGACACGTCGGCGAGCAGGCTCAGCCGCATCGAGAACGGGCAGCAGAAGGCCGACGTGCACCTGGTGAAGAGCATGCTCGACCTGTACGACGCCGGTGACGTGTGGACCGAGATGCTCGAGCTGGCACGGGAAGCGGCGAAGCCGGGCTGGTACCGGGCCTACGGGCTGGGCGACAACTCGTATGTGGGTTACGAGACCGAGGCCACGCAGGTGCAGGAGTATGCGACGGGGTTCGTGCCTGGGCTACTGCAAGTCCCTGACTACAGCCGCGCCCTGTACGAGGCGTCACCGCTGCCCCGGCCCACTGACGAGCGCGAGCGCGACATCCAGGTTCGCATGATCCGGCAGGAGCGCCTGGAGTCCGACGATGACCCGTTGCATTTCGTAGCGATCATTGATGAGGCTGTGCTCCGCAATCCCGTCGGGGGCAGGGCCACGTTGCGAGCTCAGCTGGAGCATCTGCTGACCGCGAGCGAGTTGACGACCGTCTCCCTGCAGGTGCTCCCCATGGGACGAGGCGCGCATCCCTCCCTCGCATCTGGCTTCCTCATACTCAGCTTCGGCGATCTCGGCGAACCCGACATGGCCTATGTCGAGCACGCCCTCGGCGCCACCCACCTGGAGAAGGAACCGGCCGTCACGCTGGCTAGACTCAAGTTCGAGCGGCTCCGGACCCTCGCGCTGGCCCCGCCCGAGTCGCGGGAGATGATCCGGCGGATCGCCGATGAGCTGTAA